A DNA window from Anser cygnoides isolate HZ-2024a breed goose chromosome 21, Taihu_goose_T2T_genome, whole genome shotgun sequence contains the following coding sequences:
- the BARX2 gene encoding homeobox protein BarH-like 2 isoform X2 produces MSFKRQAETLVLRSVVRSPSLRAYPLISVITRQPSVVPHLVPAATSSRVLPAQASSGTASSETPASETHASSESEAEQPTPRLKKPRRSRTIFTELQLMGLEKKFQKQKYLSTPDRLDLAQSLGLTQLQVKTWYQNRRMKWKKMVLKGGQEAPTKPKGRPKKNSIPTSEEIEAEEKMNSQAQSQELEGSQAPEEPKVTEEKPEGSSETEKSPEHIPAPSSEEATPLS; encoded by the exons GGTCCCCTTCTCTGAGGGCATATCCTCTCATCTCCGTTATCACCAGGCAGCCCTCTGTGGTCCCTCACCTCGTGccagctgccaccagctcccGTGTGCTGCCTGCCCAGGCCTCCTCAGGGACTGCAAGTTCGGAGACCCCAGCCAGCGAGACCCATGCCAGCAGTGAGTCGGAGGCAGAGCAGCCCACACCTCGGTTAAAAAAGCCACGCCGGAGTAGGACCATCTTCACAGAGCTCCAGCTAATGGGCTTGGAGAAGAAATTCCAGAAGCAGAAGTATCTGTCTACCCCTGACAG GCTCGATTTAGCCCAGTCATTGGGGCTGACTCAGCTCCAGGTGAAGACGTGGTACCAGAACCGCAggatgaaatggaagaaaatg GTGTTGAAAGGCGGGCAGGAAGCTCCAACGAAGCCCAAAGGCCGTCCAAAGAAAAACTCCATTCCCACCTCAGAGGAAATTGAAGcggaagagaaaatgaacagcCAGGCTCAGAGTCAGGAGCTGGAGGGATCTCAAGCCCCTGAGGAACCTAAAGTGACAGAGGAGAAGCCAGAAGGCTCTTCAGAGACAGAGAAGTCTCCAGAACATATACCAGCACCCTCCTCAGAGGAGGCTACGCCATTAAGTTAA